A single window of Streptomyces sudanensis DNA harbors:
- a CDS encoding spermidine synthase encodes MARSRQRGGRAAETTAEAVDGGLAELVPDRERPRAWTLLVDGAPQSHVDLDDPAHLDFAYQRRLGHAVDLAAPPGRPLRVVHLGGGAFTLARYVAATRPRSTQQVVEVDAPLVRFVRRMLPLDPAARIRVRDGDARAGLARLPDGWADLVIADVFSGARTPAHLTSTEFLTEVRRVLGPGGQYAANLADGPPLAHLRGQIATAAALFPELALAADPAVLRGRRFGNAVLLASAAPLPVAEFTRRVAGDPHPGRVEHGRALADFTGGAAPVTDASAKASPKPPPAAFR; translated from the coding sequence ATGGCGAGGAGCAGACAGCGGGGCGGGCGGGCGGCGGAGACGACCGCGGAGGCCGTCGACGGCGGCCTCGCCGAGCTGGTGCCCGACCGGGAGCGGCCGCGGGCGTGGACGCTGCTCGTCGACGGGGCCCCGCAGTCCCACGTCGACCTCGACGACCCGGCGCACCTCGACTTCGCGTACCAGCGCCGCCTCGGCCACGCCGTCGACCTCGCCGCGCCGCCCGGACGCCCCCTGCGGGTCGTGCACCTCGGCGGCGGGGCGTTCACCCTCGCCCGGTACGTCGCCGCGACCCGGCCCCGCTCCACCCAGCAGGTCGTGGAGGTCGACGCGCCGCTCGTGCGGTTCGTGCGGCGGATGCTGCCGCTCGACCCCGCCGCCCGGATCCGGGTGCGCGACGGCGACGCCCGGGCCGGACTCGCCCGGCTGCCGGACGGCTGGGCGGACCTGGTGATCGCGGACGTGTTCAGCGGTGCCCGCACCCCCGCGCACCTCACCAGCACCGAGTTCCTCACCGAGGTGCGCCGCGTCCTGGGGCCCGGCGGGCAGTACGCCGCGAACCTCGCCGACGGGCCGCCGCTGGCCCACCTGCGCGGCCAGATCGCCACCGCCGCCGCCCTCTTCCCCGAACTGGCGCTCGCCGCCGACCCGGCCGTGCTGCGCGGACGCCGCTTCGGCAACGCCGTCCTGCTGGCCTCCGCCGCACCGCTGCCCGTCGCGGAGTTCACCCGCCGGGTGGCGGGCGACCCGCACCCGGGCCGGGTCGAGCACGGGCGGGCGCTGGCCGACTTCACGGGAGGCGCCGCCCCCGTGACGGACGCCTCCGCGAAGGCGTCCCCGAAGCCGCCGCCCGCCGCCTTCCGCTGA
- a CDS encoding histidine phosphatase family protein, whose translation MAPRILLARHGQTEWSLLGRHTGRTDVPLLAEGRRGAELLGERLRRGPWAGLEGCEVRTSPLVRARETCDLAGFGDRAEEWDVLVEWDYGAYEGLTSAEIRASRPGWLVWNDGVPEGETPAQVSARADEVVEWARSADRDALLFAHGHFLRAVAARWLGEDVAFGARVHLDPASLSVLGWAHGVPALSRWNDTGHLEP comes from the coding sequence ATGGCACCGCGCATCCTGCTCGCCCGACACGGCCAGACCGAGTGGTCGCTGCTCGGCAGGCACACCGGCCGCACGGACGTCCCCCTCCTCGCGGAGGGCCGGCGGGGCGCCGAACTGCTGGGGGAGCGGCTGCGCCGCGGCCCCTGGGCGGGCCTGGAGGGGTGCGAGGTCCGCACGAGCCCGCTGGTGCGGGCGCGCGAGACCTGCGACCTGGCCGGCTTCGGCGACCGGGCCGAGGAGTGGGACGTCCTCGTGGAGTGGGACTACGGCGCGTACGAGGGCCTGACCTCCGCCGAGATCCGCGCTTCCCGGCCCGGTTGGCTGGTCTGGAACGACGGCGTCCCGGAGGGCGAGACCCCGGCGCAGGTGTCGGCCCGCGCCGACGAGGTGGTGGAGTGGGCCCGTTCCGCCGACCGCGACGCGCTGCTGTTCGCCCACGGCCACTTCCTGCGCGCGGTCGCCGCGCGCTGGCTGGGCGAGGACGTCGCGTTCGGCGCCCGCGTCCACCTCGACCCGGCGAGTCTGTCGGTGCTGGGCTGGGCGCACGGCGTGCCCGCGCTCTCCCGCTGGAACGACACCGGCCACCTGGAGCCCTGA
- a CDS encoding AAA family ATPase: MRSEVPDPSSAADAATRGILEDTLHGDARGVVVDSPPGAGKSTLVVRAALELAAAGRPLMVVAQTNAQVDDLVLRLAGKEPELPVGRLHASDADAYDKALDGLDNVVKSTRAADLAGLPVVVSTAAKWAHVKGVEPWRHAIVDEAYQMRSDALLAVAGLFERALFVGDPGQLDPFSVVGAEQWAGLSYDPSASAVSTLLAHNPDLPLHRLPVSWRLPASAAPLVSAAFYPYTPFRAGTGPGDRRLAFGTASDGSAADRVLDEAAESGWGLLELPARHTPRTDPEAVRACALVVRRLLDRGAAAVSERAEHPLPVTADRVAVGTAHRDQAAAVRAALADLGVPGVTVDTANRLQGREYDVTVVLHPLSGRPDATAFHLETGRLCVLASRHRHACVVVCRAGVADLLDEHPSTEPVQLGVTVKFPDGWEANHAVLSHLSEHRVSWRP; the protein is encoded by the coding sequence GTGAGGAGCGAGGTGCCCGACCCGTCGTCGGCGGCGGACGCGGCGACCCGCGGCATCCTGGAGGACACCCTCCACGGGGACGCGCGGGGCGTCGTCGTGGACTCGCCCCCCGGCGCGGGCAAGTCGACGCTGGTGGTGCGCGCCGCGCTGGAGCTGGCCGCCGCGGGCCGCCCCCTGATGGTGGTCGCGCAGACGAACGCGCAGGTCGACGACCTGGTGCTGCGGCTCGCCGGGAAGGAACCGGAGCTGCCCGTGGGGCGGCTGCACGCGAGCGACGCCGACGCCTACGACAAGGCGCTGGACGGCTTGGACAACGTCGTGAAGTCGACGAGGGCGGCGGACCTGGCCGGGCTGCCGGTGGTGGTCTCCACGGCGGCGAAGTGGGCCCACGTGAAGGGCGTCGAGCCGTGGCGGCACGCCATCGTCGACGAGGCGTACCAGATGCGGTCGGACGCGCTGCTGGCCGTGGCGGGCCTGTTCGAGCGGGCGCTGTTCGTGGGCGACCCCGGGCAGCTCGACCCGTTCTCGGTGGTGGGCGCCGAGCAGTGGGCGGGCCTGTCGTACGACCCGTCGGCGAGCGCGGTGTCGACGCTGCTGGCGCACAACCCGGACCTGCCCCTGCACCGGCTGCCGGTGTCGTGGCGGCTGCCCGCGTCGGCGGCGCCGCTCGTGTCGGCCGCGTTCTACCCGTACACGCCGTTCCGCGCGGGCACCGGCCCCGGCGACCGGCGGCTGGCGTTCGGTACGGCCTCGGACGGCTCGGCGGCCGACCGGGTGCTGGACGAGGCGGCGGAGTCCGGCTGGGGCCTGCTGGAGCTGCCGGCCCGCCACACGCCACGCACGGACCCGGAGGCGGTGCGGGCGTGCGCGCTGGTGGTGCGGCGCCTGCTGGACCGGGGCGCGGCGGCCGTCAGCGAGCGCGCCGAGCACCCCCTGCCCGTCACCGCGGACCGCGTCGCGGTCGGCACCGCCCACCGCGACCAGGCGGCCGCCGTCCGCGCGGCCCTCGCCGACCTGGGGGTGCCCGGGGTGACGGTCGACACCGCGAACCGGCTCCAGGGCCGCGAGTACGACGTGACGGTCGTCCTGCACCCCCTGTCGGGCCGCCCCGACGCGACGGCGTTCCACCTGGAGACGGGCCGGTTGTGCGTGCTGGCGTCCCGCCACCGGCACGCGTGCGTGGTGGTCTGCCGCGCGGGTGTCGCGGACCTGCTGGACGAGCACCCGTCGACGGAACCGGTCCAGCTGGGGGTGACGGTCAAGTTCCCGGACGGCTGGGAGGCGAACCACGCGGTCCTGTCCCACCTGTCGGAACACCGCGTGAGCTGGCGCCCCTGA
- a CDS encoding bifunctional DNA primase/polymerase, with amino-acid sequence MSTWLRDELPPSPAPRSPAHARAGARSAAHAQALADERRAASSYRLQGRPPRLTPRITSEGAEWLASASPRPDSALALWETRPGTPAVLPCGTAFDVVNVPAVFGRRLLDRLWGEGPGSGPVAAHLGRMLLFAAPGTSRRLPALLAWEEWGDAVPPMLCHGVGDAVTIPPPVPGGEEGPRWLAAPDTRSPWLPGPEVVLWACVRVVRTASARVVRTTSAGDVRVSISPGADGGANVYDVSTRR; translated from the coding sequence ATGAGTACCTGGCTGCGAGACGAACTCCCTCCGAGCCCCGCTCCCCGGAGCCCCGCCCACGCCCGTGCGGGCGCCCGCTCTGCCGCCCACGCGCAGGCCCTCGCCGACGAGCGCCGCGCCGCGTCCTCGTACCGGCTGCAGGGCCGCCCCCCTCGCCTCACCCCGCGGATCACCTCCGAGGGCGCCGAGTGGCTCGCGTCCGCCTCGCCGCGCCCCGACTCCGCGCTCGCGCTGTGGGAGACCCGCCCCGGCACCCCCGCGGTCCTGCCCTGCGGTACGGCCTTCGACGTGGTGAACGTCCCCGCGGTCTTCGGGCGCCGCCTCCTGGACCGGTTGTGGGGCGAGGGACCCGGTTCCGGGCCGGTCGCCGCGCACCTCGGGCGGATGCTGCTGTTCGCCGCCCCCGGCACGAGCCGGCGGCTGCCCGCGCTGCTCGCCTGGGAGGAGTGGGGCGACGCGGTCCCGCCGATGCTGTGCCACGGCGTCGGGGACGCGGTCACCATCCCCCCGCCGGTGCCCGGCGGGGAGGAGGGCCCGCGCTGGCTCGCGGCCCCCGACACGCGCTCCCCCTGGCTGCCGGGCCCCGAGGTGGTGCTGTGGGCCTGCGTGCGGGTGGTGCGCACCGCATCCGCCCGGGTGGTACGCACCACATCCGCCGGTGACGTGCGGGTATCGATTTCTCCTGGCGCGGACGGGGGTGCTAATGTCTACGATGTCAGCACGCGCCGCTAG
- a CDS encoding M6 family metalloprotease domain-containing protein: MEGQQPFAQPPGEVHRPGPRSVAAGVFSLVAIAATGLAAGPAAADPLAGPCALPRTGAHHSLGLDTWNTAYPRPERALDAVMVFLSFPDAVPAHPTRTIAADYLPGTSEFFERASYGRFSLRVHPHHGWLRMPRPSTEYAVRRDWAADRRAAYLRDALAAADPVVDFSRYDIVYLVADPDAPGVDSDATKVVNLHTPLRADGTDINRMVTLFERHPPDRNVLAHETGHVFDLPDLYNRPVDGKGDWDTHVGDWDVMGSQFALAPEPFGWHKWKLGWLGGRQVRCVREPQSVTLRPLAARDDGRAAPGARLAVVRTGTGSALAFEARGAVGNDRDTCMEGVLVYRVRNATESGAGPVEVVDAHPLTEACHDRSVYPPLADAPLAEGEALTVPGEGTRVEVLRRTEAGDWTVRITP, encoded by the coding sequence GTGGAGGGTCAGCAGCCGTTCGCGCAACCACCCGGGGAGGTGCACCGGCCGGGTCCGCGTTCCGTGGCCGCGGGGGTGTTCTCCCTCGTCGCGATCGCCGCGACGGGCCTCGCCGCGGGTCCCGCCGCGGCCGACCCCCTCGCGGGGCCGTGCGCCCTGCCCCGCACCGGGGCGCACCACTCCCTCGGGCTGGACACCTGGAACACCGCCTACCCCAGACCCGAGCGCGCGCTCGACGCGGTCATGGTCTTCCTGTCGTTCCCGGACGCCGTGCCGGCGCATCCGACGCGGACGATCGCCGCCGACTACCTCCCGGGCACCAGCGAGTTCTTCGAGCGGGCCTCGTACGGGCGGTTCTCGCTGCGCGTCCACCCGCACCACGGCTGGCTGCGGATGCCGCGGCCGTCCACGGAGTACGCCGTGCGCCGGGACTGGGCGGCGGACCGGCGGGCCGCCTACCTGCGGGACGCGCTGGCCGCGGCGGACCCGGTCGTCGACTTCTCGCGGTACGACATCGTCTACCTGGTCGCGGACCCGGACGCGCCGGGCGTCGACTCGGACGCGACGAAGGTCGTGAACCTCCACACCCCGCTGCGGGCCGACGGCACCGACATCAACCGGATGGTGACCCTGTTCGAGCGGCACCCGCCGGACCGGAACGTCCTGGCGCACGAGACGGGCCACGTCTTCGACCTGCCGGACCTGTACAACCGCCCCGTGGACGGCAAGGGCGACTGGGACACCCACGTCGGCGACTGGGACGTCATGGGCAGCCAGTTCGCCCTGGCGCCGGAGCCCTTCGGCTGGCACAAGTGGAAGCTGGGCTGGCTCGGCGGCCGGCAGGTGCGCTGCGTGCGGGAGCCGCAGTCGGTGACGCTCCGGCCGCTGGCGGCGCGGGACGACGGCCGCGCCGCGCCGGGCGCCCGCCTGGCGGTGGTCCGCACGGGCACGGGCAGCGCCCTCGCGTTCGAGGCGCGCGGGGCGGTCGGCAACGACCGGGACACCTGCATGGAGGGCGTGCTGGTCTACCGGGTGCGCAACGCGACGGAGTCCGGCGCGGGGCCGGTGGAGGTGGTGGACGCCCACCCGCTGACGGAGGCGTGCCACGACCGCTCCGTGTACCCGCCGCTCGCGGACGCGCCGCTGGCCGAGGGGGAGGCGCTCACCGTCCCGGGGGAGGGCACCCGGGTGGAGGTCCTGCGCCGGACGGAGGCGGGCGACTGGACGGTGCGGATCACCCCGTGA
- a CDS encoding putative bifunctional diguanylate cyclase/phosphodiesterase: MAVVDTDGLVVSANEGMAALVGADTAALRRRAAADLVDLSADNRAWHAYREVLRGHRSRFRCTRRLKHPDGRSLWTEVTVTPVPLSRHVLLSVADVSDRRELQARLRHLQMHDPVTRLPNRALFFERLTAALENSSYDFHDAHDDAGGGTGRIGLCYLDLDGFKAVNDTLGHRIGDHLLAAVAARLTECAQSGAHACGGDHLVARLGGDEFAILVEESTGTEQLTDLAEAVLTAVQRPFDLAGQRLSLSASIGVVERLAAGTTVNGLMQAAETTQYWAKADGRARWTLFDPERNAHRMTRQALSSTLRPAVDRGEFTLEYQPLVGMADGAVRGVEALVRWNHPRFGPLAPNRFIGIAEEDGSIVQLGRWVLRTACRQARRWQTDHLGARPLFVSVNVAVRQVWDSDLVADVAEILDETGLAPGLLQLELTESAVMGSAGRPLQALQALSEMGVRIAIDDFGTGYSNLAYLSRLPVSVLKLDGSFVRGFQDETPPNPADEVIVEAMVDLAHRLGLTVTAECVETAGQADRLRRIGCDTGQGWWYSRAVVPERIADMIRVGTEGS, translated from the coding sequence ATGGCCGTCGTCGACACCGACGGCCTGGTGGTCAGCGCGAACGAGGGGATGGCCGCCCTCGTCGGCGCGGACACCGCGGCCCTGCGCCGCCGGGCCGCCGCCGACCTCGTCGACCTGAGCGCCGACAACCGCGCCTGGCACGCCTACCGCGAGGTGCTGCGCGGCCACCGCTCCCGCTTCCGCTGCACCCGCCGCCTCAAGCACCCCGACGGGCGGTCGCTGTGGACGGAGGTCACCGTCACACCCGTCCCCCTCAGCCGGCACGTGCTGCTGTCCGTCGCCGACGTCAGCGACCGCCGCGAGCTCCAGGCCCGGCTGCGGCACCTCCAGATGCACGACCCGGTGACCCGGCTGCCCAACCGGGCCCTGTTCTTCGAGCGCCTCACGGCCGCGCTGGAGAACTCGTCGTACGACTTCCACGACGCGCACGACGACGCGGGCGGCGGGACGGGCCGGATCGGACTGTGCTACCTGGACCTGGACGGCTTCAAGGCCGTCAACGACACGCTCGGCCACCGCATCGGGGACCATCTGCTCGCCGCCGTCGCCGCCCGGCTCACCGAGTGCGCCCAGAGCGGCGCCCACGCGTGCGGGGGCGATCATCTGGTGGCGAGGCTCGGCGGTGACGAGTTCGCGATCCTCGTCGAGGAGTCGACCGGCACGGAGCAGCTCACGGACCTCGCCGAGGCCGTGCTCACCGCCGTGCAGCGGCCCTTCGACCTGGCCGGGCAGCGGCTGTCGCTGTCCGCGTCGATCGGCGTCGTCGAGCGGCTCGCGGCGGGCACCACGGTCAACGGCCTGATGCAGGCCGCCGAGACCACGCAGTACTGGGCGAAGGCGGACGGCAGGGCCCGCTGGACGCTGTTCGACCCGGAGCGCAACGCCCACCGCATGACCCGGCAGGCGCTCAGCTCCACCCTCCGGCCCGCCGTCGACCGGGGCGAGTTCACCCTGGAGTACCAGCCGCTGGTGGGCATGGCGGACGGGGCGGTGCGCGGCGTCGAGGCGCTGGTCCGCTGGAACCACCCCCGGTTCGGACCGCTGGCGCCGAATCGGTTCATCGGGATCGCCGAAGAGGACGGCTCCATCGTGCAGTTGGGCCGGTGGGTGCTGCGGACCGCGTGCCGGCAGGCCCGCCGCTGGCAGACCGACCACCTGGGCGCGCGACCCCTGTTCGTCAGCGTCAACGTCGCCGTGCGCCAGGTGTGGGACTCCGACCTGGTCGCGGACGTCGCGGAGATCCTCGACGAGACCGGTCTCGCGCCGGGGCTGCTGCAGCTTGAGCTCACCGAGTCGGCGGTGATGGGATCGGCGGGGCGGCCCCTCCAGGCCCTGCAGGCCCTCAGCGAGATGGGGGTCCGCATCGCCATCGACGACTTCGGCACCGGCTACTCGAACCTCGCGTACCTGAGCCGGCTGCCCGTGTCGGTGCTGAAGCTCGACGGGTCCTTCGTCCGCGGGTTCCAGGACGAGACGCCCCCGAACCCGGCGGACGAGGTGATCGTCGAGGCGATGGTGGACCTGGCGCACCGGCTGGGGCTGACCGTGACGGCGGAGTGCGTGGAGACCGCCGGACAGGCGGACCGCCTGCGCCGGATCGGCTGCGACACCGGCCAGGGCTGGTGGTACTCGCGGGCGGTCGTCCCGGAGCGCATCGCCGACATGATCCGCGTCGGCACGGAGGGGAGCTGA
- a CDS encoding LLM class flavin-dependent oxidoreductase encodes AGRAAGGDPVRGAAPGTAPVPLSVLDLVTVGSGSTAARALATSVEIARLAERRGYHRHWVAEHHSMPGVASSSPAVILAHLAAHTSRIRLGSGGVMLPNHAPLVVAEQFGTLEALAPGRVDLGLGRAPGTDGATAAALRRTDRLDEGADEFPRQLAELIRFLDDDFPDGHPYARVHAVPGPVQGPAGRPPVWLLGSSGFSARLAGELGLPFAFAHHFSARNTVPALDLYRSSFRPSAALDAPYALIGVSALAADDRREARRQALSGALSMLRLRLGRPGLVPTPEEAESYPYGSAERDFVDGWLANVVHGTPDEVRAGLDDLRKRTGADELMITTGVHGEAARLRSYELIADAYGM; translated from the coding sequence GCCGGTCGTGCCGCGGGCGGCGACCCGGTCCGCGGTGCCGCGCCCGGCACGGCGCCCGTCCCCCTCTCCGTACTGGACCTGGTCACCGTGGGCAGCGGCTCCACCGCCGCCCGCGCCCTCGCCACCAGCGTGGAGATCGCCCGGCTGGCCGAACGGCGCGGCTACCACCGCCACTGGGTCGCCGAGCACCACTCGATGCCCGGCGTCGCCTCCTCCTCCCCGGCCGTGATCCTCGCGCACCTTGCCGCCCACACCAGCCGCATCCGCCTCGGTTCGGGCGGCGTCATGCTGCCCAACCACGCGCCCCTGGTGGTCGCCGAGCAGTTCGGCACCCTGGAGGCGCTGGCCCCGGGCCGCGTGGACCTGGGCCTCGGCCGCGCCCCCGGCACGGACGGCGCCACCGCCGCCGCGCTGCGGCGCACGGACCGGCTGGACGAGGGGGCCGACGAGTTCCCCCGGCAACTGGCCGAGCTGATCCGGTTCCTCGACGACGACTTCCCCGACGGCCACCCCTACGCCCGCGTCCACGCCGTGCCGGGGCCGGTGCAGGGCCCGGCGGGACGGCCGCCGGTGTGGCTGCTGGGCTCGTCCGGTTTCAGCGCGCGGCTCGCCGGGGAGCTCGGCCTGCCGTTCGCGTTCGCCCACCACTTCTCGGCCCGCAACACGGTCCCGGCGCTGGACCTGTACCGGTCCTCGTTCCGTCCCTCCGCCGCGCTCGACGCCCCGTACGCGCTGATCGGCGTCTCGGCGCTGGCCGCCGACGACCGGCGGGAGGCGCGGCGCCAGGCGCTGAGCGGCGCCCTGTCGATGCTGCGGCTGCGCCTCGGGCGGCCGGGCCTGGTGCCGACCCCGGAGGAGGCGGAGTCCTACCCGTACGGCTCCGCCGAGCGGGACTTCGTCGACGGCTGGCTGGCGAACGTGGTCCACGGCACGCCCGACGAGGTGCGGGCCGGCCTGGACGACCTCCGGAAGCGGACCGGCGCCGACGAGCTGATGATCACGACCGGGGTGCACGGCGAGGCGGCGCGGCTGCGCTCGTACGAGCTGATCGCGGACGCGTACGGGATGTAG
- a CDS encoding decarboxylase — protein sequence MTTVGLLRPEGHPEDDYRRIETLLDGDVRVDPVVYGGPDADPGRLAAGADRLRLAGADAVVWASAGESFAQGWQGARERARSLALAAGIPASSTAIGFAHAVRAVGATRVVVAGGRPEEVAAAARFLGEAGITVVGEWRVPGGLPLPELVRAADDPGAEAVLVPDTAVPTVAEVAEAEAAAGKPVLTGTLVTVWEGLRLAERHGAWAKELGALFVRRGPRDVWEPGE from the coding sequence ATGACCACCGTCGGACTTCTCCGCCCGGAGGGTCACCCGGAGGACGACTACCGCCGCATCGAGACGCTGCTGGACGGCGACGTCCGCGTCGACCCCGTCGTGTACGGGGGGCCCGACGCGGACCCGGGGCGGCTCGCGGCCGGGGCGGACCGGCTGCGGCTGGCCGGCGCCGACGCGGTGGTGTGGGCGTCGGCGGGGGAGTCGTTCGCCCAGGGCTGGCAGGGGGCGCGTGAACGGGCCAGGTCGCTGGCGCTGGCGGCGGGCATCCCGGCGTCCAGCACGGCGATCGGCTTCGCGCACGCGGTCCGCGCGGTGGGCGCGACCCGCGTGGTGGTGGCCGGCGGGCGGCCCGAGGAGGTCGCGGCGGCGGCCCGGTTCCTGGGCGAGGCCGGGATCACCGTGGTGGGGGAGTGGCGGGTGCCGGGCGGACTGCCGCTGCCCGAACTGGTGCGGGCCGCCGACGACCCGGGCGCGGAGGCGGTGCTCGTCCCGGACACGGCCGTGCCGACCGTCGCGGAGGTGGCGGAGGCGGAGGCGGCGGCCGGGAAACCGGTGCTGACCGGGACGCTGGTCACGGTGTGGGAGGGACTGCGGCTGGCGGAGCGGCACGGGGCGTGGGCAAAGGAGCTGGGCGCGCTGTTCGTCCGGCGGGGCCCGCGGGACGTGTGGGAGCCCGGGGAATAA
- a CDS encoding IclR family transcriptional regulator, which yields MALKPEPTTPFHSVQYALRVLETVSRHGGGVTEAQIARETGLPPAHLTPLMRMLRREGYVEQVADGAYIVGDSLVLLGSGATRREALETKLQETLTELRDSVGAAVYISRYIDGEVKITQMADGPHTPKVNEWVDFRSAAHASAVGKCLLTQLDQNGRRDHLARHKIARLTSRTITNERVLFSKLDSQPPTVPVLDLQEYAVGTVCAAVPLTAGASVGCLALSLPIEHAHRLRSAADTLNRRAAPVGLSLAL from the coding sequence GTGGCGTTGAAACCGGAGCCGACCACGCCGTTCCATTCGGTGCAGTACGCCCTGCGCGTCCTCGAAACGGTGTCCCGGCACGGGGGCGGGGTCACCGAGGCGCAGATCGCACGCGAGACCGGGCTGCCCCCGGCGCACCTGACGCCCCTCATGCGGATGCTGCGCCGGGAGGGGTACGTGGAGCAGGTCGCCGACGGCGCGTACATCGTGGGCGACTCCCTGGTGCTCCTCGGGTCGGGCGCGACCCGGCGCGAGGCCCTGGAGACCAAGCTCCAGGAGACGCTCACGGAGCTGCGCGACTCGGTCGGCGCGGCCGTCTACATCAGCCGGTACATCGACGGCGAGGTCAAGATCACGCAGATGGCGGACGGGCCGCACACGCCGAAGGTCAACGAGTGGGTGGACTTCCGCTCGGCGGCGCACGCCAGCGCGGTCGGCAAGTGCCTGCTGACCCAGCTCGACCAGAACGGGCGGCGGGACCACCTGGCCCGACACAAGATCGCCCGGCTGACGTCGCGGACGATCACGAACGAGCGGGTGCTGTTCTCCAAGCTGGACAGCCAGCCGCCCACCGTGCCCGTCCTGGACCTCCAGGAGTACGCCGTGGGCACGGTGTGCGCGGCGGTGCCGCTGACGGCCGGCGCGTCGGTCGGCTGCCTCGCGCTGTCCCTGCCGATCGAGCACGCCCACCGGCTGCGCTCGGCGGCGGACACGCTGAACCGCAGGGCGGCCCCGGTGGGACTGTCGCTGGCCCTGTGA
- a CDS encoding SPFH domain-containing protein, whose product MEREAAVLPGWVGLAAGVLALTGCGALAWWTGVLPEDATRLPGLPFRPHRDLTPGTVALLTAGVLLTLFAFGGLVRGRVGYASVLTLFGDYRGTVRRTGLLWVNPLMLRRRLDVRLRHWRSEPLPAVDANGTALRAVVLVVWRIGDTVRSALTVADHERYLREQVEAALARVLSRLPADVFHGGSPTLRDADAVGEAMTRTVAAECDPAGIEVFSVQPVRIDYAPEIATAMRRRRIAAIDAQHRDVVLGSVVDAVDDMVRRLAERGLLPPDDTDRGDLVKDLAVAFYTGHALPAGAERGA is encoded by the coding sequence GTGGAGCGGGAGGCGGCTGTCCTGCCCGGCTGGGTGGGGCTGGCCGCCGGGGTCCTGGCCCTCACCGGGTGCGGGGCCCTCGCCTGGTGGACGGGCGTCCTGCCGGAGGACGCGACCCGGCTGCCGGGCCTGCCGTTCCGGCCGCACCGGGACCTCACCCCCGGCACCGTCGCCCTGCTGACGGCCGGCGTGCTGCTGACGCTGTTCGCGTTCGGCGGGCTGGTGCGCGGCCGGGTCGGGTACGCCTCCGTCCTCACCCTGTTCGGCGACTACCGGGGCACGGTGCGCCGCACCGGCCTGCTGTGGGTGAACCCGCTGATGCTGCGCCGCCGCCTCGACGTGCGCCTCCGTCACTGGCGCAGCGAACCGCTGCCCGCCGTCGACGCGAACGGCACGGCGCTGCGCGCGGTCGTGCTGGTGGTGTGGCGGATCGGCGACACGGTCCGCTCGGCCCTCACCGTCGCCGACCACGAGCGGTACCTGCGCGAACAGGTGGAGGCGGCCCTCGCCCGCGTCCTGTCCCGGCTGCCCGCCGACGTGTTCCACGGCGGCTCCCCGACCCTGCGGGACGCGGACGCGGTGGGGGAGGCGATGACGCGGACGGTGGCCGCCGAGTGCGATCCGGCCGGCATCGAGGTCTTCTCGGTGCAGCCGGTCCGCATCGACTACGCCCCGGAGATCGCGACCGCGATGCGCCGCCGCCGGATCGCGGCGATCGACGCCCAGCACCGCGACGTGGTCCTCGGTTCGGTCGTGGACGCCGTGGACGACATGGTGCGCCGGCTCGCCGAGCGGGGCCTGCTTCCCCCGGACGACACCGACCGCGGGGACCTCGTGAAGGACCTGGCCGTGGCGTTCTACACCGGGCACGCGCTGCCGGCCGGCGCGGAACGGGGCGCCTGA